One window of Salvelinus fontinalis isolate EN_2023a chromosome 19, ASM2944872v1, whole genome shotgun sequence genomic DNA carries:
- the rabl3 gene encoding rab-like protein 3 isoform X2 — protein MASLDRVKVLVLGDSGVGKSSLVHLLCQNQVLGNPSWTVGCSVDVHDYKEGTPEEKTYYIELWDVGGSVGSASSLKNTRAVFYNSVNGIVLVHDLTNKKSSQNLYRWSLEALNKDSSPTGVIVSNGDYDREQFADSSVPLLLIGTKFDQIPENKRNDVLTRTAFLSEDFNAEEINLDCTNQRYFAAGTSNAVKLSRFFDKVVEKRYFTRDPSQMTGFTERKRFNFKSVHYD, from the exons ATGGCGTCTCTTGACAGAGTGAAGGTGTTAGTTTTGGGTGATTCAG GTGTTGGGAAGTCCTCACTCGTTCATCTGCTGTGTCAGAACCAAGTGTTGGGAAATCCATCATGGACTGTAGGCTGCTCCGTGGAT GTCCACGACTACAAGGAAGGCACTCCAGAGGAGAAGACCTACTACATTGAATTATGGGATGTTGGAGGATCTGTGGGCAGTGCCAGCAGTCTGAAAAACACCAGAGCAGTTTTCTACAACTCTGTCAATG GTATTGTATTAGTTCATGACCTGACAAACAAGAAATCCTCCCAGAATCTGTATCGCTGGTCACTAGAAGCCTTGAACAAAGACTCCTCCCCAACGGGGGTAATCGTCTCAAATGG TGATTATGACAGAGAACAGTTTGCTGATAGCTCTGTGCCTCTGCTCCTGATCGGCACCAAGTTTGACCAGATCCCAGAGAACAAGAGGAATGATGTTCTCACCAGGACAGCTTTCCTGTCTGAAGACTTCAACGCGGAGGAGATCAACCTG GATTGCACCAACCAAAGATACTTTGCTGCAGGCACGTCCAACGCTGTAAAGTTGAGCAGATTCTTTGACAAG GTCGTAGAGAAGAGATACTTCACCAGAGACCCTAGTCAA atGACAGGTTTCACAGAGAGGAAACGCTTCAACTTCAAAAGCGTTCACTACGACTGA
- the rabl3 gene encoding rab-like protein 3 isoform X1: MASLDRVKVLVLGDSGVGKSSLVHLLCQNQVLGNPSWTVGCSVDVRVHDYKEGTPEEKTYYIELWDVGGSVGSASSLKNTRAVFYNSVNGIVLVHDLTNKKSSQNLYRWSLEALNKDSSPTGVIVSNGDYDREQFADSSVPLLLIGTKFDQIPENKRNDVLTRTAFLSEDFNAEEINLDCTNQRYFAAGTSNAVKLSRFFDKVVEKRYFTRDPSQMTGFTERKRFNFKSVHYD, encoded by the exons ATGGCGTCTCTTGACAGAGTGAAGGTGTTAGTTTTGGGTGATTCAG GTGTTGGGAAGTCCTCACTCGTTCATCTGCTGTGTCAGAACCAAGTGTTGGGAAATCCATCATGGACTGTAGGCTGCTCCGTGGATGTACGG GTCCACGACTACAAGGAAGGCACTCCAGAGGAGAAGACCTACTACATTGAATTATGGGATGTTGGAGGATCTGTGGGCAGTGCCAGCAGTCTGAAAAACACCAGAGCAGTTTTCTACAACTCTGTCAATG GTATTGTATTAGTTCATGACCTGACAAACAAGAAATCCTCCCAGAATCTGTATCGCTGGTCACTAGAAGCCTTGAACAAAGACTCCTCCCCAACGGGGGTAATCGTCTCAAATGG TGATTATGACAGAGAACAGTTTGCTGATAGCTCTGTGCCTCTGCTCCTGATCGGCACCAAGTTTGACCAGATCCCAGAGAACAAGAGGAATGATGTTCTCACCAGGACAGCTTTCCTGTCTGAAGACTTCAACGCGGAGGAGATCAACCTG GATTGCACCAACCAAAGATACTTTGCTGCAGGCACGTCCAACGCTGTAAAGTTGAGCAGATTCTTTGACAAG GTCGTAGAGAAGAGATACTTCACCAGAGACCCTAGTCAA atGACAGGTTTCACAGAGAGGAAACGCTTCAACTTCAAAAGCGTTCACTACGACTGA